Within the Montipora foliosa isolate CH-2021 chromosome 11, ASM3666993v2, whole genome shotgun sequence genome, the region TCTCTTCTGCATCTGGATATAGTTAGGCAAGATCATGACAGACATGGTTTGACTGCACTTTGCGTATTAGGCGGCACAAGTCCAATATCGATGATCTGCCATCTTATGCGATACTGGAACTAAATATAAAATAGGATTGCGGCGAAATTCAAACCGTACCCAAGGCAAAACATGAAGTAAGCACTGAAAATACACTAAGGCTTgcatgagtgcaggacaaacctCAAGGTCAGCTGAACTTGGTCGAAGTGAGTCGTTAAGTAGCATTTAAACACCTGTTAGCTGATTCAACAAAGATATGATGATTTTTGGTATCTCATTGCTGCTTGGATCCAAATCGAGCATGAAGCGATTTTGACATTATTTTCATCAAAGCAAAGCGTGACGACTGGGAGCGTTTCATCCACGTCGAACCACTCTGAAAAGATTGCTACATCATGAACGACACTAACCTAGCACCAGTAGATCCTTCGTTTTACCTCAACACGCAGCTGTTAGCGACTgccatttgtttgttgtttctttCACCCATAACCATCATCAGCAATGTTTTACTACTATTTACTCTTTTCAGAGATCCTCTGAAATGCTTTCGAAATCCTGCCACTTATTTGGTCGTGGCTCTAGCACTAGTGGATATCTCAACAGGCATCCTTGTTGAGCCCTTTTACGTTATGAACAGAGTGGTGCAGTTCATCACTTGGTCGTTGGTTCTTCGTGAACCGTACAAAACGTTATTCCGATTTGGGCATATGTTCTCATATGTGGTTCTAAACGCGTCATTCCTGCTCGTTCTTGGTTTAATCCTGACGCAGTACATCGCAATAACATTTCCTCACCGCTACCGTTCGATTGTAACTACATCGAGGGTCCTCGTGTTTATTTGCACCGCGTGTGTGTATTTCAGTGCGTTTATTTTGCTGCAATTTGCCGGAGTCTCGATTCAAACCTTGTTTAGAATGGATCTGCACCTTCACTCGACTCTGATCACAGTGTTGCTGATATTGTTTTCGTGTATGCTATTGAGATCATTGCGTAAATTTGCCAAAACGTCCATGCAGCTTGGAGTAGGCGCACAGAACTCTTTGAGTATGGATGCGCGTGGAAATGTGCGCCTAACTCGCACACAGAGAATAAACGAGAAGCAGTTCACCATCGTAGCATTGCTGTTATCAGGCATTTTCATAGTTTGTGCTCTACCCCATattatatcatttcatataaCTCTTTACGCAAAAATAGAAACGCCCCAAAAATCTCTCGACTTACAAGCAGTTGTCACTATCGGTGACGAGATGATGTTCTTAAAAGTCGCGCTGGACGCCTTTATTTACGCTTGGAGGTTACCGAAATACAGACGGTCTTTGAAAATAGTAATGGGGTATGAAACGACTCGCGTAGATCCTTACATTGGCGATGCAAGAACGGTGGAAAATTCCACTTTTCAACAACCACAACCTAAATCATCGACTGCATCAGTGTAACTGGACACGTTAATGACGTTATTCAGGAGAGGGGCTGAGTTTCGGCTTCCCTGCTAGTAGAGGTCtcgtttcttttgcgttcgctgggctgacgaatTATACGGGAAAAACAgccctctgccatgggtcgaaactcactgtgttaaGCGTtcgcggcggttacttagcgaccgaattcatgttgtgtggggtcacttaacaacagcggaattactgtaaagaaatgggccatttccgagttgctgtttgtttcgtttttgaagtgagtcttggtgctcaactattgtaagggaaatgagtttgatttgcataagaatacccaactcatttccatttgaatggttgtgcaccaggactcgctttcaAACTGAGGCATTCAGCAACTCAGaaagggctacggtcaagtaccattGTACTACGGTACTTTTTCAGGGCCGTATGAGGCACtgaggcacagaacagtttcggctgtgtctgttctctcgagcagcgatcactagggttttttggtttcgcttttgatagttttttgctcagctcgagtgtagaatcatgacgaacttttgtagtttttgaGAACTATTTACCACTTGTAGTACTACTTGTCTCTCGAGAAGTGATCACTAGGGTTTTGTGGTTtcgtttttgatagtttttttgcTCAGCGCGAGTGTAGAATCATAACGAACTTatgtagtttctgagaactatttactacttgtagcttttgttgagttttgaatcaatgatatatatagagagagtttttgcgatttgaacGCGGACTGGACTACTGATTCCCAGTTATTGTGGACAAGTTACtcaaatactgaaatcaagattgtGGAATTGTCAAAAAGTGGGACTGGACTACGGAACACGCAACTACTAGATTTTAGATTTTaagcattgagagaaatggagtacagaTATTGCCTTCTTAAAactcttgtcttcgccacggcagatttaaatcGTTTCCAAGGATTAAGTCTTTTTGTCTTCCGCCACGGCATTGTAAAcaatttgcaaggaactaaaccaggattaaaGAATTGCAGAACCGGACTTCGAATACGGGATAAATTGTTAAACAGTGATTTGCAAAAAGTTTTTGGGATGATTTAGAACTGATCTTGTACTTCttgggcttcgttgtttgcatttgcaaatttagtaacattaataataagagtttttacaacaatgacttcaagttaaattacagatttatctttctggtaatctctcgccattttccgaagtttacctgtagttgaagttcactgtaactcgacaatttgtgttaaagtgcctatgaagtaaaaaataatttatgcctATATGAA harbors:
- the LOC137976267 gene encoding adenosine receptor A3-like — protein: MNDTNLAPVDPSFYLNTQLLATAICLLFLSPITIISNVLLLFTLFRDPLKCFRNPATYLVVALALVDISTGILVEPFYVMNRVVQFITWSLVLREPYKTLFRFGHMFSYVVLNASFLLVLGLILTQYIAITFPHRYRSIVTTSRVLVFICTACVYFSAFILLQFAGVSIQTLFRMDLHLHSTLITVLLILFSCMLLRSLRKFAKTSMQLGVGAQNSLSMDARGNVRLTRTQRINEKQFTIVALLLSGIFIVCALPHIISFHITLYAKIETPQKSLDLQAVVTIGDEMMFLKVALDAFIYAWRLPKYRRSLKIVMGYETTRVDPYIGDARTVENSTFQQPQPKSSTASV